In a single window of the Bacillus mycoides genome:
- the murB gene encoding UDP-N-acetylmuramate dehydrogenase, with protein MNMHEVYKYLSTVLPEGHVKQDEMLKNHTHIKVGGKADVFVSPTNYDEIQEVIKYANQYNIPVTFLGNGSNVIIKDGGLRGITVSLIHITNVTVTGTAIVAGCGAAIIDVSRIALDHCLTGLEFACGIPGSVGGALYMNAGAYGGEVAYVLTEAVVMTGDGELRTLTKDAFEFGYRKSVFANNHYIILEARFELEEGVREEIKEKMDDLTYKRESKQPLEYPSCGSVFKRPPNNFAGKLIQESGLQGKRIGGVEVSLKHAGFMVNVDNGTAQDYIDLIHFVQTTVEEKFGVKLEREVRIIGEDLQ; from the coding sequence ATGAATATGCACGAGGTTTATAAATATTTAAGTACAGTATTGCCTGAAGGTCATGTGAAGCAAGATGAAATGTTAAAGAATCATACGCATATTAAAGTGGGCGGGAAAGCGGATGTGTTCGTTTCTCCTACGAATTATGATGAAATTCAAGAAGTTATAAAGTATGCGAATCAATACAATATTCCAGTTACGTTTTTAGGAAACGGCTCTAATGTTATTATTAAAGACGGTGGTCTGCGCGGGATTACAGTAAGTTTAATTCATATTACAAATGTTACTGTAACAGGGACAGCGATTGTTGCGGGGTGTGGTGCAGCAATTATTGATGTGTCACGAATTGCATTAGATCACTGTTTAACAGGACTTGAGTTTGCTTGTGGTATACCAGGTTCAGTTGGCGGAGCGTTATATATGAATGCTGGTGCATATGGCGGTGAGGTTGCATATGTGCTAACAGAAGCTGTCGTAATGACAGGTGATGGAGAGCTACGTACTTTAACGAAAGATGCATTTGAATTTGGATATCGTAAGAGTGTATTTGCGAACAATCATTACATTATTCTTGAAGCGAGGTTTGAACTTGAAGAAGGTGTGCGTGAAGAGATTAAGGAAAAGATGGATGATTTAACGTATAAGCGTGAATCAAAACAACCTTTAGAGTATCCTTCATGTGGCAGTGTATTTAAGCGTCCACCAAATAATTTTGCGGGTAAGCTTATTCAAGAATCAGGACTGCAAGGTAAGCGAATTGGCGGAGTTGAAGTTTCTTTAAAACACGCTGGATTTATGGTGAATGTTGATAACGGAACTGCACAAGATTATATCGATTTAATTCATTTCGTACAAACAACTGTTGAAGAAAAATTCGGTGTGAAATTAGAGAGAGAAGTAAGGATTATTGGAGAAGATCTACAGTAA
- a CDS encoding SET domain-containing protein, which yields MIEVKTSELSDGEFNRGVFATRDIKKGELIHSAPVISYPNEQHEHIEKTLLADYAFEYGVNHTAFLLGYGMLFNHAYNPNATYDIVFENHTFNFFAYKDIKAGEEILINYNGEVDDDELLWFDKEKEENEK from the coding sequence ATGATCGAAGTTAAGACTTCTGAACTTAGTGATGGAGAATTTAATAGAGGGGTATTTGCAACTCGTGATATTAAAAAGGGTGAGTTGATTCACTCAGCACCAGTTATCTCTTATCCGAATGAACAGCATGAACACATTGAGAAAACGTTACTTGCTGACTACGCATTTGAGTATGGGGTAAATCATACGGCATTCCTGTTAGGATACGGCATGTTATTTAATCATGCATATAATCCGAATGCAACGTATGATATTGTCTTCGAGAATCATACGTTTAACTTCTTCGCTTACAAAGATATAAAAGCGGGAGAAGAGATTCTAATCAATTATAATGGTGAAGTTGATGACGATGAGCTATTATGGTTTGATAAGGAAAAAGAAGAGAACGAAAAATAA